The Sander vitreus isolate 19-12246 chromosome 5, sanVit1, whole genome shotgun sequence genome includes a region encoding these proteins:
- the LOC144518404 gene encoding LHFPL tetraspan subfamily member 2a protein-like translates to MCHVIVTCRSMLWTLLSIVVAFAELIAFMSPDWLLGFPRSDSSASGAGVDSGEYRPSLGLYSRCLRVGARGVGVSCGPYAGTFGEVASGFWQAAMLFLAAGVLVLGGVACISIFSLCFQSILKKSIFNICGLLQAIAGLLLMVGLMLYPAGWGSEKVISYCGPETLPFRPALCSLGWAFYAAIGGTLGSFLCAVLSAQAEIATSSDKVQEEIEEGKSLICLL, encoded by the exons ATGTGCCATGTTATTGTAACATGCCGCTCCATGCTCTGGACACTGCTCAGTATTGTAGTGGCCTTTGCTGAGCTCATTGCCTTCATGAGCCCTGATTGGCTGCTGGGATTCCCCCGGTCGGACTCCAGTGCGAGCGGGGCGGGAGTGGACTCTGGCGAGTACCGGCCGTCTCTTGGCCTCTACAGCCGCTGCCTTCGTGTCGGGGCCCGGGGAGTAGGGGTGAGCTGCGGGCCCTACGCTGGGACGTTTGGAGAAGTGGCCAGTGGCTTCTGGCAGGCTGCCATGTTGTTTCTGGCAGCAGGGGTGTTAGTGCTAGGAGGAGTAGCCTGTATCTCCATCTTCAGCCTGTGTTTCCAGAGCATCCTGAAGAAGAGCATATTCAACATCTGTGGACTGCTCCAGGCTATCGCAG GCCTGTTGCTGATGGTGGGCCTTATGCTGTACCCTGCCGGTTGGGGTTCAGAGAAGGTGATCAGCTACTGCGGCCCTGAGACCTTGCCCTTTAGACCGGCTCTGTGTTCACTCGGCTGGGCATTCTACGCAGCGATAGGAGGAACTTTGGGATCCTTCCTGTGTGCCGTTTTGTCCGCACAAGCTGAGATTGCCACCTCCAGTGATAAGGTTCAGGAGGAGATTGAAGAGGGGAAGAGTCTGATATGCCTGCTCTGA